The following proteins are encoded in a genomic region of Liolophura sinensis isolate JHLJ2023 chromosome 7, CUHK_Ljap_v2, whole genome shotgun sequence:
- the LOC135471251 gene encoding tRNA-dihydrouridine(20a/20b) synthase [NAD(P)+]-like isoform X3, with translation MADREDDFVSQALWCGMLSHFVDMCHGTISRLPFRMLVRKYDCDLAFTPMIISNSFVRSIKARDSDFTTCKEDRPLIVQFAANNSQDFADAAEIVSPFADGVDLNCGCPQRWAMGEGYGACLISKPELVQDVVRQARNRVNQQHFTVSIKIRIHEDIRRTVDFCQKAEHAGASWVTVHGRTAKQRRQPVNQEAVRIIKDSVGIPVVSNGDIKQLDDCYTVYEKTHADGFMAANGLLENPAMFAGFRETPKECVKKWIDLSLSLGTSFQCFHHHLMFMLEKVMGRPERRIFNMLGSTSAVLAFLRDNYDL, from the exons ATGGCAG ATAGAGAGGATGATTTTGTATCACAGGCCCTCTGGTGTGGAATGTTATCACATTTCGTTGACATGTGTCATGGAACAATTTCACG ATTACCATTCCGAATGCTAGTCAGGAAGTATGACTGTGATCTGGCATTTACACCAATGATCATATCCAACAGCTTTGTTCGTTCTATAAAAGCAAGAGACAGTGACTTTACAACATGTAAAG AGGACAGGCCATTAATCGTTCAGTTTGCTGCAAATAATAGTCAGGATTTTGCTGATGCAGCAGAAATAGTGTCTCC GTTTGCTGATGGAGTGGATTTGAATTGTGGGTGTCCTCAGAG GTGGGCCATGGGGGAAGGTTATGGTGCCTGTTTAATATCAAAGCCAGAGTTAGTCCAAGATGTGGTGCGACAAGCACGTAACCGTGTTAACCAGCAACATTTTACTGTCTCCATTAAAATAAGGATTCACGAGGACATTAG ACGGACAGTGGATTTCTGTCAGAAAGCTGAACATGCTGGAGCATCTTGGGTAACTGTCCATGGAAGAACTGCAAAGCAGAGACGACAGCCAGTAAATCAAGAGGCTGTAAGAATAATTAAAGACAGTGTTGGAATTCCAGTGGTTTCTAATGGAGATATAAAGCAACTGGACGATTGTTACACAGTATACGAGAAGACGCATGCTGACG GTTTCATGGCAGCAAATGGTTTATTGGAAAATCCAGCAATGTTTGCCGGATTCAGAGAAACTCCAAAGGAATGTGTTAAAAAATGG ATTGATTTGTCACTGTCACTTGGGACCTCTTTCCAGTGTTTTCACCACCACCTGATGTTTATGCTGGAGAAAGTGATGGGGCGTCCAGAAAGGAGGATTTTCAACATGCTAGGCAGCACCTCGGCTGTGCTGGCTTTTCTCAGGGATAACTATGACTTGTGA
- the LOC135471251 gene encoding tRNA-dihydrouridine(20a/20b) synthase [NAD(P)+]-like isoform X2 produces MATSKDSDLETGFDYKTPLQLFSEKKYVKICAPMVRYSKLPFRMLVRKYDCDLAFTPMIISNSFVRSIKARDSDFTTCKEDRPLIVQFAANNSQDFADAAEIVSPFADGVDLNCGCPQRWAMGEGYGACLISKPELVQDVVRQARNRVNQQHFTVSIKIRIHEDIRRTVDFCQKAEHAGASWVTVHGRTAKQRRQPVNQEAVRIIKDSVGIPVVSNGDIKQLDDCYTVYEKTHADGFMAANGLLENPAMFAGFRETPKECVKKWIDLSLSLGTSFQCFHHHLMFMLEKVMGRPERRIFNMLGSTSAVLAFLRDNYDL; encoded by the exons ATGGCAACAAGTAAAGACAGTGATTTGGAGACTGGATTTGACTACAAAACTCCATTGCAGTTGTTCTCAGAGAAGAAATACGTGAAAATCTGTGCTCCTATGGTCCGATACTCTAA ATTACCATTCCGAATGCTAGTCAGGAAGTATGACTGTGATCTGGCATTTACACCAATGATCATATCCAACAGCTTTGTTCGTTCTATAAAAGCAAGAGACAGTGACTTTACAACATGTAAAG AGGACAGGCCATTAATCGTTCAGTTTGCTGCAAATAATAGTCAGGATTTTGCTGATGCAGCAGAAATAGTGTCTCC GTTTGCTGATGGAGTGGATTTGAATTGTGGGTGTCCTCAGAG GTGGGCCATGGGGGAAGGTTATGGTGCCTGTTTAATATCAAAGCCAGAGTTAGTCCAAGATGTGGTGCGACAAGCACGTAACCGTGTTAACCAGCAACATTTTACTGTCTCCATTAAAATAAGGATTCACGAGGACATTAG ACGGACAGTGGATTTCTGTCAGAAAGCTGAACATGCTGGAGCATCTTGGGTAACTGTCCATGGAAGAACTGCAAAGCAGAGACGACAGCCAGTAAATCAAGAGGCTGTAAGAATAATTAAAGACAGTGTTGGAATTCCAGTGGTTTCTAATGGAGATATAAAGCAACTGGACGATTGTTACACAGTATACGAGAAGACGCATGCTGACG GTTTCATGGCAGCAAATGGTTTATTGGAAAATCCAGCAATGTTTGCCGGATTCAGAGAAACTCCAAAGGAATGTGTTAAAAAATGG ATTGATTTGTCACTGTCACTTGGGACCTCTTTCCAGTGTTTTCACCACCACCTGATGTTTATGCTGGAGAAAGTGATGGGGCGTCCAGAAAGGAGGATTTTCAACATGCTAGGCAGCACCTCGGCTGTGCTGGCTTTTCTCAGGGATAACTATGACTTGTGA
- the LOC135471247 gene encoding conserved oligomeric Golgi complex subunit 5-like, with translation MEGSLVQQLEDDETFKQFLEEDFDVKAHSNKAIQSLAISDHLGKLSEGITLLDKEIHSQIVAHHGDLLSQASGVETLEGVLQMMQTRIQSLLTAMDRVRMKVTEPYQKILIQTTKLRRLQETCDLLRKIIRIMYLSKKLHSQLGGGAREITKAAQSLNELDYVCEGSDLSGVEVIEQDRRFIKQARKEVEAHAQKMLEQGMETQNQMQVATALQVFYNLGSLQQIVEKVVTACKEHLYGNVRKALDVQNLTPQHHHGRGAPGRAAMPAPGNTAAFRANLWTNMEKLMDNIYSACAQVQHLQKVLVKKRDPVSHVCFMDELAKDKDGLVNIMQSFWEAITKMLTVEFGEAANGSTFLKQAFEGEFPKLLRLYNDLWKRLQQFSANMNITSSASAPVPEVPHEGVETDLFCTDGNLKAEYNPEEALRKSLHAFETAYLSRSLSRLFDPINLVFSSGSQNPPTSEEVDSIVKVVGSELNVAAVDGNLSVLVAKNVGKTIQLFCVKSEQLISTDGEASQVIGPTSPGQQLNAAVVNTLYQLHTAIVSTISNSNHLPEAAKSHIDNALKDVVALMSNTVNPLFSSIADALEAILLTMHQEDFSGPAPSAGQTESPCSLYMRELQGFISRARSDYLTQFTCTDFIMDSIHPIACRCLELFVRHASLVRPLGEGGKLRLAADFAQMELAIAPFCRRVSDLGKPYRLLRAFRPLLFQTSEHIAQSPALQEIIPHSTAIHFLFARAPSELRSVYQLSDWSISRYSQWLDEHPSEKDRLMLIKGTLEAYVQYVRSRQGKEFTPLYPIMLKLLQEGLQQASS, from the exons ATGGAGGGTAGTTTGGTACAACAACTCGAGGATGACG aaacaTTCAAGCAGTTTCTCGAGGAAGACTTTGATGTCAAAGCACACTCAAACAAGGCTATTCAGAGCCTGGCCATATCAGACCATCTTGGCAAGTTGTCAGAGGGAATAACTCTCCTTGACAAAGAAATCCATTCTCAG ATTGTCGCACATCATGGAGATTTGCTTTCACAGGCGTCTGGAGTAGAAACATTAGAag GTGTGTTGCAAATGATGCAGACTAGGATTCAGTCCCTGTTAACTGCCATGGACAGAGTTCGAATGAAAGTCACTGAGCCATACCAAAAGATTCTTATTCAGACAACAAAACTAAGACGTCTCCAG GAAACCTGCGACTTGTTGCGTAAAATTATACGCATCATGTATTTAAGTAAGAAGTTGCACAGTCAGCTGGGAGGGGGAGCCAGAGAGATTACAAAAGCTGCACAGAGTTTGAATGAACTTG ACTATGTGTGTGAGGGATCTGATCTAAGTGGTGTAGAAGTGATAGAGCAAGACAGACGATTCATTAAACAAGCTCGAAAGGAAGTGGAGGCTCATGCTCAAAAAATGCTTGAACAAGGAATGGAAACACAG AATCAGATGCAAGTTGCCACAGCATTACAGGTGTTTTATAACTTGGGCAGTTTGCAACAAATCGTTGAAAAAGTTGTGACTGCATGTAAAGAACACCTATATGGGAATGTGCGCAAGGCTTTGGATGTTCAAAATCTGACTCCTCAACATCACCATGGTAGAG GAGCACCCGGTAGAGCAGCAATGCCTGCCCCAGGTAACACTGCAGCCTTCCGTGCTAATCTGTGGACTAACATGGAGAAGTTGATGGACAACATATACTCTGCTTGTGCTCAG GTACAGCATTTACAAAAAGTACTGGTAAAGAAACGAGATCCTGTGAGCCACGTCTGCTTCATGGATGAATTAGCCAAG GATAAGGATGGCCTAGTTAACATCATGCAATCATTCTGGGAAGCTATTACAAAGATGTTAACAGTGGAATTTGGGGAAGCAGCTAATG GCTCCACATTTCTCAAACAAGCATTTGAAGGGGAATTCCCAAAACTTTTGAGGCTGTACAATGATTTGTGGAAGAGGCTCCAACAGTTTAGTGCCAATATGAACATTACATCTAGTGCTAGTGCTCCCGTGCCGGAAGTACCACATGAGGGTGTGGAGACAGATCTCTTCTGTACAGATGGCAACCTAAAGGCAGAATATAA TCCAGAGGAAGCATTGCGGAAGTCACTTCATGCATTTGAGACAGCGTACCTGTCTCGGTCATTGTCAAGACTTTTTGATCCCATAAACCTGGTGTTTAGCTCTGGATCTCAGAATCCTCCTACATCAGAGGAGGTGGACAGCATTGTCAAGGTAGTGGGCAG TGAGCTTAATGTGGCTGCAGTAGATGGGAACCTCAGTGTGCTTGTGGCAAAGAACGTGGGGAAAACCATACAGCTCTTTTGTGTGAAAAGCGAGCAGTTG ATTTCGACTGACGGAGAGGCCAGCCAGGTAATTGGTCCCACCTCACCTGGACAGCAGCTTAATGCAGCTGTCGTGAACACATTGTACCAGCTTCATACAGCCATTGTCAGT ACAATATCAAATTCAAATCATCTTCCAGAGGCTGCTAAAAGTCACATTGACAATGCCTTAAAG GATGTTGTGGCACTCATGAGCAATACAGTCAACCCTCTATTCTCTTCAATTGCTGATGCTCTAGAAGCTATCTTGTTAACAATGCATCAAGAAGATTTCTCAGG GCCAGCACCATCTGCTGGACAGACAGAGTCTCCATGCTCTCTGTACATGAGGGAACTACAAGGCTTTATCTCCCGTGCCCGGTCTGACTACCTGACACAATTCACCTGTACAGATTTTATCATGGACAG CATACATCCAATAGCCTGTCGATGTTTGGAACTGTTTGTTCGCCATGCCAGTTTGGTCCGCCCTTTAGGTGAAGGAGGAAAGTTACGGCTGGCAGCAGACTTTGCACAAATGGAACTGGCTATTGCCCCCTTTTGCAGACGGGTCTCTGATCTTGGAAAGCCTTACAGACTTCTACGAGCATTCAG ACCTCTGTTGTTCCAAACAAGTGAGCACATTGCCCAGAGCCCAGCTCTACAAGAGATCATTCCTCACAGTACTGCCATTCACTTCCTGTTTGCACGGGCTCCATCTGAGCTCCGTTCCGTTTATCAG CTGTCAGACTGGTCCATCAGTCGCTATTCACAATGGCTGGATGAGCATCCATCAGAAAAGGACCGCCTTATGCTGATCAA
- the LOC135471251 gene encoding tRNA-dihydrouridine(20a/20b) synthase [NAD(P)+]-like isoform X5, with amino-acid sequence MLVRKYDCDLAFTPMIISNSFVRSIKARDSDFTTCKEDRPLIVQFAANNSQDFADAAEIVSPFADGVDLNCGCPQRWAMGEGYGACLISKPELVQDVVRQARNRVNQQHFTVSIKIRIHEDIRRTVDFCQKAEHAGASWVTVHGRTAKQRRQPVNQEAVRIIKDSVGIPVVSNGDIKQLDDCYTVYEKTHADGFMAANGLLENPAMFAGFRETPKECVKKWIDLSLSLGTSFQCFHHHLMFMLEKVMGRPERRIFNMLGSTSAVLAFLRDNYDL; translated from the exons ATGCTAGTCAGGAAGTATGACTGTGATCTGGCATTTACACCAATGATCATATCCAACAGCTTTGTTCGTTCTATAAAAGCAAGAGACAGTGACTTTACAACATGTAAAG AGGACAGGCCATTAATCGTTCAGTTTGCTGCAAATAATAGTCAGGATTTTGCTGATGCAGCAGAAATAGTGTCTCC GTTTGCTGATGGAGTGGATTTGAATTGTGGGTGTCCTCAGAG GTGGGCCATGGGGGAAGGTTATGGTGCCTGTTTAATATCAAAGCCAGAGTTAGTCCAAGATGTGGTGCGACAAGCACGTAACCGTGTTAACCAGCAACATTTTACTGTCTCCATTAAAATAAGGATTCACGAGGACATTAG ACGGACAGTGGATTTCTGTCAGAAAGCTGAACATGCTGGAGCATCTTGGGTAACTGTCCATGGAAGAACTGCAAAGCAGAGACGACAGCCAGTAAATCAAGAGGCTGTAAGAATAATTAAAGACAGTGTTGGAATTCCAGTGGTTTCTAATGGAGATATAAAGCAACTGGACGATTGTTACACAGTATACGAGAAGACGCATGCTGACG GTTTCATGGCAGCAAATGGTTTATTGGAAAATCCAGCAATGTTTGCCGGATTCAGAGAAACTCCAAAGGAATGTGTTAAAAAATGG ATTGATTTGTCACTGTCACTTGGGACCTCTTTCCAGTGTTTTCACCACCACCTGATGTTTATGCTGGAGAAAGTGATGGGGCGTCCAGAAAGGAGGATTTTCAACATGCTAGGCAGCACCTCGGCTGTGCTGGCTTTTCTCAGGGATAACTATGACTTGTGA
- the LOC135471251 gene encoding tRNA-dihydrouridine(20a/20b) synthase [NAD(P)+]-like isoform X1, with the protein MATSKDSDLETGFDYKTPLQLFSEKKYVKICAPMVRYSNCLFRLPFRMLVRKYDCDLAFTPMIISNSFVRSIKARDSDFTTCKEDRPLIVQFAANNSQDFADAAEIVSPFADGVDLNCGCPQRWAMGEGYGACLISKPELVQDVVRQARNRVNQQHFTVSIKIRIHEDIRRTVDFCQKAEHAGASWVTVHGRTAKQRRQPVNQEAVRIIKDSVGIPVVSNGDIKQLDDCYTVYEKTHADGFMAANGLLENPAMFAGFRETPKECVKKWIDLSLSLGTSFQCFHHHLMFMLEKVMGRPERRIFNMLGSTSAVLAFLRDNYDL; encoded by the exons ATGGCAACAAGTAAAGACAGTGATTTGGAGACTGGATTTGACTACAAAACTCCATTGCAGTTGTTCTCAGAGAAGAAATACGTGAAAATCTGTGCTCCTATGGTCCGATACTCTAA CTGTCTTTTCAGATTACCATTCCGAATGCTAGTCAGGAAGTATGACTGTGATCTGGCATTTACACCAATGATCATATCCAACAGCTTTGTTCGTTCTATAAAAGCAAGAGACAGTGACTTTACAACATGTAAAG AGGACAGGCCATTAATCGTTCAGTTTGCTGCAAATAATAGTCAGGATTTTGCTGATGCAGCAGAAATAGTGTCTCC GTTTGCTGATGGAGTGGATTTGAATTGTGGGTGTCCTCAGAG GTGGGCCATGGGGGAAGGTTATGGTGCCTGTTTAATATCAAAGCCAGAGTTAGTCCAAGATGTGGTGCGACAAGCACGTAACCGTGTTAACCAGCAACATTTTACTGTCTCCATTAAAATAAGGATTCACGAGGACATTAG ACGGACAGTGGATTTCTGTCAGAAAGCTGAACATGCTGGAGCATCTTGGGTAACTGTCCATGGAAGAACTGCAAAGCAGAGACGACAGCCAGTAAATCAAGAGGCTGTAAGAATAATTAAAGACAGTGTTGGAATTCCAGTGGTTTCTAATGGAGATATAAAGCAACTGGACGATTGTTACACAGTATACGAGAAGACGCATGCTGACG GTTTCATGGCAGCAAATGGTTTATTGGAAAATCCAGCAATGTTTGCCGGATTCAGAGAAACTCCAAAGGAATGTGTTAAAAAATGG ATTGATTTGTCACTGTCACTTGGGACCTCTTTCCAGTGTTTTCACCACCACCTGATGTTTATGCTGGAGAAAGTGATGGGGCGTCCAGAAAGGAGGATTTTCAACATGCTAGGCAGCACCTCGGCTGTGCTGGCTTTTCTCAGGGATAACTATGACTTGTGA
- the LOC135471251 gene encoding tRNA-dihydrouridine(20a/20b) synthase [NAD(P)+]-like isoform X4: MLSHFVDMCHGTISRLPFRMLVRKYDCDLAFTPMIISNSFVRSIKARDSDFTTCKEDRPLIVQFAANNSQDFADAAEIVSPFADGVDLNCGCPQRWAMGEGYGACLISKPELVQDVVRQARNRVNQQHFTVSIKIRIHEDIRRTVDFCQKAEHAGASWVTVHGRTAKQRRQPVNQEAVRIIKDSVGIPVVSNGDIKQLDDCYTVYEKTHADGFMAANGLLENPAMFAGFRETPKECVKKWIDLSLSLGTSFQCFHHHLMFMLEKVMGRPERRIFNMLGSTSAVLAFLRDNYDL; encoded by the exons ATGTTATCACATTTCGTTGACATGTGTCATGGAACAATTTCACG ATTACCATTCCGAATGCTAGTCAGGAAGTATGACTGTGATCTGGCATTTACACCAATGATCATATCCAACAGCTTTGTTCGTTCTATAAAAGCAAGAGACAGTGACTTTACAACATGTAAAG AGGACAGGCCATTAATCGTTCAGTTTGCTGCAAATAATAGTCAGGATTTTGCTGATGCAGCAGAAATAGTGTCTCC GTTTGCTGATGGAGTGGATTTGAATTGTGGGTGTCCTCAGAG GTGGGCCATGGGGGAAGGTTATGGTGCCTGTTTAATATCAAAGCCAGAGTTAGTCCAAGATGTGGTGCGACAAGCACGTAACCGTGTTAACCAGCAACATTTTACTGTCTCCATTAAAATAAGGATTCACGAGGACATTAG ACGGACAGTGGATTTCTGTCAGAAAGCTGAACATGCTGGAGCATCTTGGGTAACTGTCCATGGAAGAACTGCAAAGCAGAGACGACAGCCAGTAAATCAAGAGGCTGTAAGAATAATTAAAGACAGTGTTGGAATTCCAGTGGTTTCTAATGGAGATATAAAGCAACTGGACGATTGTTACACAGTATACGAGAAGACGCATGCTGACG GTTTCATGGCAGCAAATGGTTTATTGGAAAATCCAGCAATGTTTGCCGGATTCAGAGAAACTCCAAAGGAATGTGTTAAAAAATGG ATTGATTTGTCACTGTCACTTGGGACCTCTTTCCAGTGTTTTCACCACCACCTGATGTTTATGCTGGAGAAAGTGATGGGGCGTCCAGAAAGGAGGATTTTCAACATGCTAGGCAGCACCTCGGCTGTGCTGGCTTTTCTCAGGGATAACTATGACTTGTGA